The genomic segment TTTGACAGCGGTGCGGGTGCCGATTTTGAGCAGGGCAAACTTTCATTGGAAGACTTGCACCGCATCGCTTCGGAAAGCCCCGAACCGAAACTCATCAGCGGCAAACAGGAACTATACGAAAATATTATCAATCAATACATCCGATAAAAAACCATGCAAAGTTGGCTTGACATCCCTCAAAACTCTGATTTTTCCATTTACAACCTGCCCTATGGCATTTTTTCGTACGGCAAAAAAAAGCCGCGTGCCGGAGTTGCCATCGGCGATTTCATCATAGACCTGAAACGGGCACACAAAAAAGGAGTGTTTGAGGATATCAAAATCCCCAAAAAAGTTTTTGATAAACCTGTACTGAACGACTACATCCGCTTGGGGAAACCCGTGCATCGTGCAGTTCGCGAGCGCTTGCAGGAGCAACTGCAAGACCCTACAAGTCTGCTGTTCCGCTATCAGCACAAATTGCTTGTACCGATGGAGGAAGCCTCTATGCACCTGCCCGTTGAAATTGGCGATTATACCGATTTTTACAGCAGCGAAGAGCACGCCACCAACGTGGGCAAAATGTTCCGCGGCGAAGCTAACGCACTGATGCCCAACTGGAAACATCTGCCTGTTGCCTATCACGGCAGAGCGTCTTCCATCGTGATTTCGGGTACGCCTATCCGCCGCCCGATGGGTCAGTCGCGCCCTAACGACAACGAACCGCCTGTTTTCGGGCCTTCCAAAGCAGTGGATTTTGAGTTAGAGGTTGCCTTCATCGTCAGCCGCGACACAGAACTTGGCGAGCGCATTCCTGCCGAGCACGCCGAAGACTACATCTTTGGGCTGGTGCTCTTCAACGACTGGTCTGCCCGCGACCTGCAAAAGTGGGAGTATGTTCCGCTGGGGCCTTTTCTGGGTAAAAACTTCGGCTCTTCCATATCGCCGTGGATTGTAACCTTAGATGCGCTGGAACCTTTCCGCACGCAAGGGCCTGAACAAAACCCACCCGTGCTCCCCTACCTGCAAACCGAAGGTGCACGCACATTTGATATCCAATTAGAAGTGGCCATCATTCCCAAGGCGGTAGAGGAAGAAACGGTTGTCTGCCGTTCAAATTTCAAATACCTGTATTGGAACATGGCACAGCAGTTGGCACACCACACCGTCAATGGCTGCAACATCCGCGTAGGCGACCTGATGGCCTCCGGCACCATCAGCGGCCCGACACCCGATTCGTTCGGCTCTATGCTGGAACTGACTTGGAACTGGAAAAACCCGCTCACCATGAGCGACGGCAGCACACGAACCGCTATCAACGATTTGGACGTAGTCATCATGCGCGGCCACTGCGAAAAAGACGGCATTCGCGTAGGGTTTGGCGAAGTGGAAACGCTGCTACTACCTGCGGAGTAGGCTCATTTGATATTGTCGCAAAGAAATTCACCTGTTACAATGGTTTGCTCCACTAACGAAGAGGCTTTAAACTTCTGCACAAACTCATTGTCGCGGTGAAAGTCCACATTACGAAGTCTTTTAACAGAGGCGCGGAATTCCTTGCTGATTTTGAGGTTTTCTGCGCCTGTTCCGTTTTGTAGCGCTTTGTGTATATCAAGCAAGCCGTTGATGGTTATCCGCAAGTCAAGGAAAAAACTTTCGTATTCGGGGCTGCTTTTTTTCCATGCCTCTATTTTTTTCAGGTATTCCTGCGACATGTAGTCATATTGCCGCGATTTGGCTGCCAAATCCGACTTCATCATTTCGCTTTCAAGCGCAATAAACGCTTTCAGGTATTTAACCGATTCGTCGGAGGCTTCCATTTCTATGATTTTCCGTTTGACAACGCGCATGGTTGCCGAGG from the Rhodoflexus caldus genome contains:
- the fahA gene encoding fumarylacetoacetase, producing MQSWLDIPQNSDFSIYNLPYGIFSYGKKKPRAGVAIGDFIIDLKRAHKKGVFEDIKIPKKVFDKPVLNDYIRLGKPVHRAVRERLQEQLQDPTSLLFRYQHKLLVPMEEASMHLPVEIGDYTDFYSSEEHATNVGKMFRGEANALMPNWKHLPVAYHGRASSIVISGTPIRRPMGQSRPNDNEPPVFGPSKAVDFELEVAFIVSRDTELGERIPAEHAEDYIFGLVLFNDWSARDLQKWEYVPLGPFLGKNFGSSISPWIVTLDALEPFRTQGPEQNPPVLPYLQTEGARTFDIQLEVAIIPKAVEEETVVCRSNFKYLYWNMAQQLAHHTVNGCNIRVGDLMASGTISGPTPDSFGSMLELTWNWKNPLTMSDGSTRTAINDLDVVIMRGHCEKDGIRVGFGEVETLLLPAE